GGCGGCTTTTAGCCGCCGACCTCCGGGTAGAAGGGCCACCCAATTGGGTGGCCCAACCCCCACAGAACCCGGCGTGCGGATTTCCCGCACCGGGCTCTTCAGAAATTGGTTCACAGCATTGCGTATACTTTCAATTTCTCATAAGGAATTGCAAGTTTTGGACGCAACAAGGGAAACAGCGCTTTAATCTTATGGAATTTATCCCACGTAATGTAGCTCTTGCTACTGCGGCTACTGAGCATCCTGCGCCAGCACCAGATGGCTTTCTCGTAGACTTTGAAGAGGGATTTAATGTTTCCAGCGA
The sequence above is drawn from the Actinomycetota bacterium genome and encodes:
- a CDS encoding group II intron reverse transcriptase/maturase, whose amino-acid sequence is AGNIKSLFKVYEKAIWCWRRMLSSRSSKSYITWDKFHKIKALFPLLRPKLAIPYEKLKVYAML